ATAAAATGAAGTGCGAACAATTTAAGATTCTAGAAAGCTTGGAATTTTTACATTCAAATGTCACTAAttcattctaaaaaatattaagtattgggtatctttatttttttctttctttgttggaattaaatttataaattcctAAATACTTTAAAGATATTTGTTACTTTAGTCTGAATAACCTCACTAAAGGAGGGAAGTTGATTTGCATTCTATATAATTAGAATTATTTCTTATTAGCCTCCAATCATATCTCTAAAGGGCTGAGATAAATGGTCTAGCCTATATACTCCAGCAAGATACTATATACTTCAGCAAGACACAGTAGAGAAGGTAAGAGAAGGGTAATTTCCCCAGGAAAATAGAGTCCCAAGAAGATACTGGAAAAATGGTCTTGAACATCAAGCTAAACGTTCCTCTAAAGCATCTGGGCCCATCTGAATAGAATCACCTACTGctttatttaatattatgtaaTACTAACCCTTATACTGCTGAGGAAATATTGGTTGACAATGAGTGCCAGGAATTTTAATAGAAGGGTTACTACAGAAGCAAACCCTCCTTACAGTGAAACTTGAACATTAAAGGAGCATGCTCAGAACTAATCTCATGTCGTTAAATAAACCCACCCTTTGAATAAATGATACAAGCGAAAGAGTTGTGAAATGAAGGTCAGCATACAGATCTTGGTGGTTTACTGAAACTGATGATGTACAGATCATCCTGACACAGCCTTCCAGGGATCAGTGAATGATCAGTCCTGAGTGGTGGCTTAGGGTGAGTGAAAAAGCAGCTGCTGTATCTTCCCACATGATTAGTAGAGGAGACTTGTCCTGCCTTAGCAGTTGATGTTTGCTGTTCTCCTCTCATCCTCTCCCAGAATAGAATGATTGCCTAGATGGGGCTTCTCTAACTGTGGTGTGTGTTACCCAGGAGTGTAATCTATGTCAGGAGGTACTAGGGTGTGTGTTATCCAGGAGTGTAATCTATGTCAGGAGGTACTGAGGTACTGAGGATATGAATAAACTCTTCCTTGAGTGATAGTTTGACTTGATGGCAAgtaatttaaacataatttacaataattattaattttaattgagttaatatttaaaatttgtttctttacatttaaTAAGCATTGttattttatgaaacaaaattttcaataaaCCACACGATGTCAAAAAAAATTGAGTTTGAGGCAGGccaccttcctttcctctcccctgccTCTGGGGGTCCTCTCATGGAAATCGCTGTGAAACACTGCATCTTCTAGGCACTTCCACTTAATTCAGAGTGGGTGGGAGGGCAGGCATGGGCTAACTAGTATACATGAGGCTGTCTAGGAGGATGGTAAGTCATGCATGTGAGTGAGAGAATGGTTTGGGGTAGATTTGCGAGCACACTCTGAACTTTATAATTTCCACACACAGCTCACCTGTttctgtaaaaaaacaaacaagcaaccaAAAACAACCCTCTGCACCCCTAAtgctttgttctgttgccctCTCCCATGGGGTGCTGGTATGGGCTGAATTgttccccctaaaattcatatgtcgaAGCCTTAACCCCAGAACTGGAGAATGCGATTGTATTTAAACATACAGCTTTCAAAAAgataagttaaaatgaagtcagtAGGGTGTCTCTATAAGAACAGGAGTTAGGACATAAAGCGAGAGCCACCAGACATGCAGGCGCAGAGGGACACAGTTCGAGAAGCTGGCCATTtttaagagaaggagaaacaccTCAGAACAAAGCAATCCTGCTGACAGCTTGTTCCCAGAACCTCTGTCCTCCAGAACTTAGAgacaacaaatttctgttgttcaagccacCAAGTCATGGCAGCCCTAACAAACTAACATAGGGGCTTTCAGCCTTACGCATCATCTTTTATTGATTATTCAAACAACAAACCTTCAAATTCTATTGCCTcgtaagattttaaaatatttttaaagatttaataaatggatgagtggataaataacTCTTTGGACTGGAGCTATTTGGTAAACTGACATAAATCTAAAGTAAACATATCTTCATTCTCTTGCACAATATTTTTTTGGGGATCCATTTCACAGAGGTAGTCTTTAAACATCTTGCAAGCTTCATTTTCAAAGTCAGAGGTGAAAGCCTTGAAATGtgaattatttgcttttaaaaaagtcattcttTCCAGTGAACATGATTATTTTCTACATATGTGATCTCTTTTTTAATAATCAGTTCAGTGGAACAGGAGGTGGCATAGACCAGTCCAGAAGAAGGAGTGCTGAAGGGAGGAGGAATGCAGGTCTGCATGCCATCGCATTCTGAATAATGTGTATTAGATGCAGAGAGCTCAAGATGGAGTAAATGTACCTATTACCTACTGGAGTAAAAATTCCTGTTACTAGACTCTTCTATAAGGAACAAACTGGCTTTTCTGAATGGCATAGAGATCCTGTCTTACTGTTGAATtggcaaaggaaagagaaattctgGGCTTGCCTCTAAGGATATATGAATTAACTAGGATGCAAGGTCTCCACCAGATGGTGACCCCTGACTTAGTCtcagctataacaaaataccttagactgggtaatttataaacaacataaatttattgctgacagttctggagtctgggaagtccaagaccaaaggGTCAGCAGATTTGCTCTCTGGTGAGGGCGTGTTCCTCATGAATGATGTCTTCTATGTGTCCTCAGTTGGTGGAGGGGCAACTTTTATAacggcactaatcccattcatgagggctccaccctcgtGACCCAATCAACTCCCAGAGGCCCTACTTTTAAGGCCATCACCTTGGAAGTTGAGGTTTCAAtttatgaattttgggaggacacaaacattcacaccATACCACTGACTAGCCCCACATTTAAGATCCCAGAAACAGTCCAGCATGATAGAAATGAATATAAGGGTATTGATTACTGGTTTCATAGGGTACCCCTTATTTACAGACTTAACCTCCAGGCTGACTTTACCTCTAGGGGTTCTTTGACATGGGGATGATGCAGAACAAAATCAGATATGTCAAGGCCTCTTAGAATTGGAGGAGCTCACTGTTATTCAGAGGTAGGCCTGAGGGTGTCTCAGAGGAAGCAGAGAAGTGGGGATAGAATCACAGGATGTCAGAGGTAGATGAACCTCATGGAACACTGAATCCCACCTCCTTGTTTTAGAAGGGAAGTAGAAAGATCCAACTCACCTCGTGGTTTCCCCTCTCCAGTTTGGGAGGCAGGTACATCAGAGGAAACTTAGCATCTACACAGTGGGCTAAGTAGAGGGAGGGTTGGAATTTGACTTTCCAAAGTCACTCTTTGTTACTCTGAGGTATGGGGATACGGGAAGGCCTCAGACACATCACACACTGGTGAGGGGCTGTGAAGTAGACCACCAGAGCCAGGGAGCAGATAGGACACCCTGGCAAAGACTCAAAGAGGCCCTCAACACCATTGAGAACTGAAATGAGCCGGTGGGGGAGGCATCGTCAGCCTTTCACCAGTCTGGGAGAGACATGACCAAAAACTTAAGCTGCAAGCAGCTAGCAACCAGACAGACAGGCATTGCCATGGAGACCAGAGATGCCAGAGAAGACTGAGGGCTGTGGGAAACGACTGCTCTGTGGTCCTAGAGTCACCTCTTTCCATCTAAATTCAACTGCCATCTTGGAGAAGACAGCGTGGTGAGGAAAAACCTGAGATACTGGGAAATTTACCGTTAGGCTGTTTCAGTTACTGCATCAGACTAAAATTTCAGGATTggattgaatttatttattatttgaccGTTTGTGGGTGGGGTAGACCAACAAGATCATAATTAACTgcagataaaattttaaagatacatttttccCATATAAATGCTGTAATTTTCAAACTTGTATGTATCTCAGGGATTCTTTCAAAAAACcatgttttttattcattttaagttattttaacaatgtttaaCAATCTAAGTCCATATATAAGATACCCAAGCTTTAGATATCTATACATATAAACTGATTTCAGCATCTTTGgcttcaaaacaataaaattgattttccaATATCAAACACATCAAATTTGGAAAAGGCATAAATCTGTATGAACATCCTGCATCTATGGAGGTGTCATGACTAAATTCAGAAACAgcctcatctctcttttttttttttttttttttttttttttttgctttcttatgtCTGAGTTTCGCATCCAATTCTGTTTATTACATAGTTTTCTATAAGATTGTACCCCCTTTAAAAAGTGTCTATTGATATATATTCTAGGTGTCTGGAAGTCTTTTTCTGCAGCCGGCTCTTGGCTGTCTCTGGGAATGTGAATGGAGGGAGTGGAGTGAAAACAAATCTGAGGGCAATATTCATAAATAATCCAAGAGCTACACTGTAGTCAACTCTCCCCAGAGCCTGACGATGGTgtctccctctgcccctcccagcccctgcctctgcctgacGAGCACAGAAATGACTTTGCTTTAGAGAGGAGAAGGCCAAGGCGAGAAGAGGCATGTTTATCATCAGCCCTGGAGAGTTGACCACGTGTATAGATCCACTGCCCTTCCAGGCCCGGAGGGAGATTGCCCCCTCAGGAACAAAACAGTCAAGCTAACTTACAACTCCCAGAGCGCTGCAAGCAAGGGCTAAAAACTTCAGCCACTCGATCTCCTCCGTGAAGCGACCCACATTCATCACACTATTAAACAGATCTGCTGGAAGATTCACCACTTTCCACATCTGGGCCAGCTCCTCTGCATGGACGATCAGTCTCCCAGCAACCTGCAGGGCAGGGGACAGACACAACACGGAGATGTGGGAGAAGTTGAGACAAGGCCCTGAGAAACACCCCGCCCCCAGGCCAGGTCCACATCTCCCAGCACATGGCAAGGGGCGGGAGGGGGTGTTAGGAAGGTACAAGATGGCTCTGTGTGGCAATTATCTTCGCAAATCCTAGTGAAGAGCAtgctgaaatataatttattaattgttAAACTTTAGGTGTCAGAATTATGCAAAAGATATACattcatattacattttaatttctggtGACAATAGCTTTTATCTGCTATTGTATTCctaaatttttttattccttatatGACAGATAGAACAGcctgaaaacaaaaccaagggGTAGAGGGCTTACCTGAGACCACTAATTAAtggtaaaattaaaacaagacatAGGTCTCTTTCTTCCAGATTGCACTGAGTTCTTAGCTCTAGACCTCAAGCGCATCCCTCATGCTTTCCCCGGAATGATGTGGGGTATGTGGCTGACCCACGGGGATTTGGTCTGGACGCCTTATGTTGCTTGATCCCAGGTACGTTAGAGCTCTGTCATGTTCACTGCACAAGGTACTTGGTGGATAAAAGGAGGGAAGGTGACCGGTTGTTGGCCACCAATGCAACAAGAGCACAGATGCCCCTGATGAAGTGCTCCACCACCTTTCCTGACCCTCTGATTCCAGTGAAATGCTAAGCCTCTGGCACCAAGGTGGTTAGCCGCACCAGTCCTAAATCACCCCTAACCTCTCTGTCCTGGATCATAaagcagggtatggtggtgctCAACCGTATTTCTTGGGAATTGGCCAAACCACAAACTTTCTCAAACTGGACCCtcctcatgcattcattcaccaGGCAGCTCCCAGGATGATGTGGCTGTGAAGAGGCTCACAGCCTCTCCCTAAAAGCTAAAAGCTGTGTCTGGACCTGGGATAGCTGGGGAGCTGAAATATGCCCTTCCCCAAACTGTGATTGGCATCATATTATGGTCTTGATCAGTAAGGGAGACACTGTCGAGTGACTGAGGACCTGCACTTTTCTGGAGAGACGAGATTAGCATTGCATTGAGCCCCTGTACATTCTGCCAGCTTCAAGGAAACCTGGGATGACCCCACCAATGACTCAGCCTACAGCCTATTTCAAAATTATTCCCATTTCCCCAAGGGAAGATTTACTTTCAGTCCACGGTTTAGTGTATTTTAGGGTGATGCTAAGTGGTCAACTGACTGGCAAGAGAACAGAGGGCTTTCATCTGTACCCACCCACCCTCAACACTGTGCTACATTCCCCTCAATGCTGCAGCAGGGCCCTTACCTGAGAATGCAGGATCTTTAACACCTCAGGTGTTAGCTCTGCCCAGTTACACAAAGCAACTCGCTCAGACTGCTCTCTCACCGGAGGCGTCTCTCCACGGGACAGGGCCTCAAAATAACTACAAGAAAAAAGTCAGAGAGTAGGAGGAGCATCCTATATCCAGTGGCCTCTGGCTGTTCTAGCAATCCTTCCCCCTTTTTTGGAGGGAAGGAGGTAGAGAAAGGAAGCTTTGTGAAGTGGCTTCTATGTGTCGTTGTGTTTAGTTCACTTACACATGGGAAAAGCCTGAATGTGTTACTCTCCACTTAGGGCACAGAGAATGCTTAGAGAATACAAAACTTTGTTCTTCTCTAAGGATGAGGAAGAACCAAGAAAAGTTTGGGTATGCAATTCCCTGGAGCATATCGggttcaggttttgttttttttttccccatctctgaATGTTTTATACATGcagatatatattacatatgtatatataatcttgtatacatatgtattatgtgcatatatgtattacatatgtatatataatcttgGGAAGAGAAGTTGGAAGAGAACTAAAAAGTAATGTATGTAAAAAAGGGGAAGACAGCACAGGAATGGTGGCTAGGGCCTGTAATCCAGcaactccagaggctaaggctggaagagcacttgagcccaggagtttgaggctgcagtgaactataattgtgccaccacactccagactgggtgacagagtgagacccccatctctgaagaaacaaaaaaggagggaaggggaagagatggAAGTGTCCTAGGGGTGAATCAGGAAGGGTTTCTGGCCAGAGGTAGTGAGGCTTGGAGCTtcaagagggaagggagagagggttGTCAGGGCACCGTGCAAGGCTCAGGAGAGAAGACAAGCCAAAGAAGGTTTGAGACAATCTGAAGCTATATGGTGACTgtgaaataaaactgtttctccATCTTCCCTCAAAATTTTCAGTAAAATCTGCCTGCTCCTCAATATTTTGTGGAGTGGACTTTGTTTTGGGGCATTGTAGAACAAGTACTGAGTTCCGTTTCAGGATTGGCATAAGATGAAAAGAGGCTGCCTGCAGCAGGGAACGGACATGAGCCGCTGACATGTGGGTCACCAATGCTGTATGGCAGCATCTGTCTCCATCAAAGCCTGGTTATTGACGATCCATGAGCCACAAATTTCTGTCCCTTCCTGCTTTTTTCCCTCCATTACTTCCTCCAGATCCAGGtagtatgtaaataaatatagagGGAATTTAGTAAAAGTCTATTTTAGGGTCAAGCCATACAATGATGGGCTAACCATTGCCTGTCTCTGAGCCACATAGCCAGGCAGAGCTAAAGCTACATGACTAAAGCAGTAACTGCCAGTCACCCCTTGGAGGTCATCAGCAGGAAGGGCAGAAGAAAAACGTTAAGGCCACATTTAACAACGTGCATGAGAAATCTCTGCACACAGATCAGtgttggggtgggtggggtgtgggTGCAATGTGACAGCAGGAGCGGGGTGTGGCCTCAGGCTTTATAACCAGACTTGGGTGGTATAAATGGGAGGGACAGAGACACACAGCACCTCATTCTACAGAAGTGCTGCCCAGGTAGAGTAACACTCAGCACCAACCTCTCTGGACTTCTTGTGGGATTGGTTAGACAACATGGAAATAAAGCTGTAATCATGGATTTCGTTCTTTGGGTTATTGAGCTTCATTTGCAAGTGATCAGGTCCATGGTTATACACATAGATTGCAAATTTGTGTTGTAACACATGCCTACCAGAGGACAAATAAGTATATGTCCTGCCGATGCCTGGTAAGAGGTTTCTTCGTTGACAACACATGTATAGTGAAATTCTTACTTGCAATGGATTAAATACGTATTTTGTCTTGGAAATACTTCGTAGAGTTTTATTCTCTAAAATGGTACAGGTTTTAAGTAAGTCACATACAACCATCTGAGCGGTGCTTTTCACGTCTGGATAGAAAGGAGGGGGCTCTTAGGTCATGCCCTCCTTTTTCATTGTGGTTAAACTACAAACTAAGTTTTCATGGATGTCTAAAAAATTATAGCACATGATACAATATGAGAGCGAGCAGGCTACAATAGTGAATGCCTTCTTCCATAAATTTCAGGGACAGTACTAAGCAATGTCATCTTGCTTATTATAAAACAGCAGCACAAGGACAACAAAATGGGTTTGAAACGAATGTATAAGATAAAGTCTGTCTATCTGACTATGCCAAAATAAATTAGTCTTCTGATGCTAAAGTTCAATCTTAGAggcaatatataaaatttagaatggaaaactaaacaggGCTCATTACTAGGCGAAGCAACCgccatttatgtttctttttatgagCACCCCTGGTCTATTTTCCTTCCAGTTGTAAAAGCTGCATCCTAATCCAGCCCGGGAGCACAGCACTGGCCCAGAGACTCCGAAAGACCCCTCTTAGATGACATTTTGTGTCTTCTCAAAGGTGTCCACACTCTCCCCACCATCTGCACAGTATACCCGCTCACAGCCTCAGGCTGAGGACATCTTCCCTTCCCCAACTCACTGGCTGTCTCTCAACGGCCTCTCTCACTCTCCCCTTCCTACTGAGACCCTCCTAAGCAGGGAAtcataaaacagtaaaaatagcCTGAAAATGGTCCGAGAGGTCTAGTTATCCTCCAGCTCCTGTCTCAAGTCCTGGTTCCCCAGTTTCAAGCAGGCAAGTTTGTCTAAGGAGCAATTTCATAGCTGAGAGGCTTTCTGTGCAAAGCTGCTTCAATCCCGGCCCGCAGCAATTGTTGTGTGAGCTCCATCTACTGAGCAGCCTCTGGAGGTCTCTCCTGAAAGAAGGCCCGCGTGTTTGAGGCACACTGTTTTCAGCCATGCCTGGGGACCCCATCACTCTGCTTGGCCTTTCTCCAGAATACAATGGGTACTGTGCGGACATCTTTAGGTTGGCAAAACAAATCAGTTCAGAGAAAcactaaagaaaataacaatttccTCAAAGACAAGATACAAAGCGTCTTTGGTTGGGTCCAAGTAAGAGTTTTAACACAGGGGATGAAGTGTCTCCTTAAAGGGGTGAACTAGCTGGACTGGTCCCACCCCATCCACCCAGGGCTGTCGCGTCCCTCCCCCGGCTGCACTGCTGCCATCTAGAGGTGAGTCAGGAGAACGAAGAAAGGCAGATTAAGCTTCGGAGATTCCCAGCCCTTCTTTCCACCGGGACTGGGGAGGAGTGTAGGGAGGAGGTGGGTGTGCATACGCTGGTGTGAGGCGGTCACTTAACTCTTGCTGCTTGCCCCAGGACACGGGCTATTGACCTGGCGTCCTACTGCTCAATCTGGCTCGCTTAGGGGAGGCATCCCATCCTCGCCCGACTAGATGTAATATTTACGTGTGGATTTTAAAGCATCAAAGCAATGCAAGAGCTAAAACAAAGACGCTGTCAGTTAGTCCCGACTCCCTGGCTGCAGCCATGGCAACCTCCGCGGTTTTCCAGGACCCTGTCTCCCCGCCCGTCCTCCAAGAGGTGAAGGCGATAAAGGAGCACATACTCGGCCCCCCACTGGATGAGGTCCTGCGGCTGCGCCCGAATGGCGGCTTTGGCAAACTCCTTCAGCATCTTCGGCAGCTCCGGCGGGATGCATGTTGGCTTATCTGTCTGAGCCATTGATTGGTTGACCtattctcaggagaaaaaaatacataagatgAAAACTTGGACTCAAAAGATGAGAGCAATCCTGGACAGGAGGTCACCCAGCCTCTGTTTGACACTCTCAATTTTGGGGACTCTGCAAGACAAATGCATTCTATGGTTACACAACGCCAAGGTTAGAAAGCCGTCTGCTAACCCCTACTTTTTGTTGTAAATACTTATGtcctttacataaaaattatacagcCTTGTTCATTTAAGAAGTGGAGGTCAGCAAAAAATCCCCTAATGATATCACCCCAAAATATTGGATGTCTTCTTCCAGAATTTGtcagtataaatatatatgtttgtaaaattttaaaatgagattatacaAAACAGTTTATTTACTCAAAAGTACATCATGAACATCTTTGCATGTCGTCCAGCTCTTATTAGCTGGGTAAGAATTGTAGCAAAATTTACTTTGAACCCTCTATGAATTAACATTAGGTTATTTCCACATAAAAACAGTCATTAAACAGCCATTTGATGAGAATCTCTATAGCTGCATGTTCTTTTCCACTCTAATTGTCAGGCGGAAAACTAGTACATTTTCTCTCAAAAAGTTCCAGgacaaattgaaacaaaacatgaaaatccATAAAGTGTATACAATTCCATCCACAAATAAACAGATCAAAAGATTTTTGTCtgcttttagtagagaaagggacAGACTAGATATACTAAAAAGCTGTCCCTCTTCAAATCACCTAGAGGCCAGACAAATCTCAGTACAAGCCTTTCACATTGCCTTGCTGGGCTTGCAGTGAAGTGAGAAAAATCTTCCAGTGGCCAATGAGGTAAGCAAAGTGGAACCCGCAGTGCTGGGCAAATGAAGATACTAGGGCTCATGTGGGCAAATGTAGATGGCAGGAACTTGAAGCTTTGAGATAAATGGCCAGGGAGGGTGGGTAGAGACCAAGGATTGGGCTCACAAAAGGCAAATGTCTGGACTAACGGACTCCCCTTCTGACCTAAACTTGAGACCCACCCAGGGACTCCACCCTCAGCCGGAAAAGGTGTGGCTGAAAATATCTGCCTACAGGCGGGGGTAAGCAGCAAAGAGACCTGTCTGCATTGCTGCTTCTAGTCAGGAGAGAGACAGTCCCCCAGGAGTTTGTAGCCGCGGACTAGTTCTAAGTTTTCAATGTATACCAGCACCAGCACGGCTGGGAAATTCCAAGACAAGAAACTAAAGTCGTCTTAGGTTGGTGGGACTTCATGaccttttactttatttatattcttttatttggaggaaaaggatgataaaataatgattaattttAGACTTAGAAAAGTATTAGNNNNNNNNNNNNNNNNNNNNNNNNNNNNNNNNNNNNNNNNNNNNNNNNNNNNNNNNNNNNNNNNNNNNNNNNNNNNNNNNNNNNNNNNNNNNNNNNNNNNNNNNNNNNNNNNNNNNNNNNNNNNNNNNNNNNNNNNNNNNNNNNNNNNNNNNNNNNNNNNNNNNNNNNNNNNNNNNNNNNNNNNNNNNNNNNNNNNNNNNNNNNNNNNNNNNNNNNNNNNNNNNNNNNNNNNNNNNNNNNNNNNNNNNNNNNNNNNNNNNNNNNNNNNNNNNNNNNNNNNNNNNNNNNNNNNNNNNNNNNNNNNNNNNNNNNNNNNNNNNNNNNNNNNNNNNNNNNNNNNNNNNNNNNNNNNNNNNNNNNNNNNNNNNNNNNNNNNNNNNNNNNNNNNNNNNNNNNNNNNNNNNNNNNNNNNNNNNNNNNNNNNNNNNNNNNNNNNNNNNNNNNNNNNNNNNNNNNNNNNNNNNNNNNNNNNNNNNNNNNNNNNNNNNNNNNNNNNNNNNTCATCCAGCTTTTGTTCGTAACAGTGGCACTAAGTGTCTCTTTATTTCCTAATTCCAAATAAAACCCTCTTGTTTGTTTCACATGTATTTCTAGACaaggacatttattttttaatttgaaagcttccttcaaaatgaaataatctaattttctaaatatgttttcaaGAACA
Above is a window of Macaca thibetana thibetana isolate TM-01 chromosome 2, ASM2454274v1, whole genome shotgun sequence DNA encoding:
- the ROPN1B gene encoding ropporin-1B translates to MAQTDKPTCIPPELPKMLKEFAKAAIRAQPQDLIQWGADYFEALSRGETPPVREQSERVALCNWAELTPEVLKILHSQVAGRLIVHAEELAQMWKVVNLPADLFNSVMNVGRFTEEIEWLKFLALACSALGVTITKTLKIVCEVLSCDHNGGLPRIPFSTFQFLYTYIAEVDGEISASHVSRMLNYIEQEVIGPDGLITVNDFTQNPRVWLE